In a genomic window of Gossypium arboreum isolate Shixiya-1 chromosome 7, ASM2569848v2, whole genome shotgun sequence:
- the LOC128295462 gene encoding oleosin Ara h 15.0101-like, whose protein sequence is MLLFLSGLTFTGTVFALVMATPLMVLFSPVLVPAGLAILLVTTGFLFSGGCGVAAITALLWIHNYVQGKHNTPPGAADHLEYEGSRSKSVEFTVWQCQELGPNGRISVFVPLQII, encoded by the exons ATGTTGCTTTTCTTGTCAGGGTTAACCTTTACTGGCACGGTTTTCGCTCTTGTCATGGCGACACCACTCATGGTGTTGTTCAGTCCGGTTCTCGTCCCAGCTGGGCTAGCCATCTTGCTTGTCACAACTGGGTTCTTGTTCTCAGGTGGGTGCGGCGTGGCGGCCATCACCGCGTTGTTGTGGATCCATAATTACGTTCAAGGTAAGCATAATACTCCGCCAGGAGCTGCGGACCATTTGGAATATGAAGGATCTCGATCTAAAAGTGTTGAATTTACTGTCTG GCAGTGCCAGGAGCTTGGTCCAAATGGTAGAATTTCAGTTTTCGTTCCTTtacaaataatataa